The Ochrobactrum sp. BTU1 genome includes a region encoding these proteins:
- the tadA gene encoding Flp pilus assembly complex ATPase component TadA: MIDLSKISHEPYDPRGTFVPLLLHEPQRFDNNSELIDHLFAAASHRGASDFSIMSESRIHVQINGRQYYGSLRSLHTSEVDMILSALWRSADAAGIIRQGRALDFAYEIGINRASRRRYRINATGISVNGADGFELSIRSLPLKTPTLDSVKLEDEIRDYLNPKSGLIAIVGGTGHGKSSTMAAITRSHLENRQNPRKIIDYQAPIEYTFRDVLENNLASPAFIAQSEIGEGRNFATFGKAIWASLRRAPQIINVGESRDYESMSGCLAASVQGHIVNTTTHAGSVAEALRRMVLEFPADEQASRAYDLITSLKVVVAQHLVPTPDYSGRFAIREFMIFTDAVRDRFASAPFDNWTKVASDVFKDAKNDGRLIARSLPQSIDIKIRQGLLTEATAREHLGSAFYERRTDGLLGKMLG, encoded by the coding sequence ATGATCGACTTGAGCAAAATTTCGCACGAGCCTTACGATCCCCGCGGCACGTTTGTGCCGCTGCTGCTGCATGAACCTCAGCGTTTTGATAACAATAGCGAGCTTATCGACCACCTTTTTGCAGCCGCGTCCCATCGAGGCGCGTCTGACTTCTCCATTATGTCGGAGAGCCGCATCCATGTTCAGATCAACGGCCGCCAGTATTACGGCTCATTGCGTAGTTTACACACGTCGGAAGTCGACATGATCCTGTCGGCTCTGTGGCGTTCAGCGGACGCAGCAGGCATTATCCGCCAAGGTCGAGCGCTGGATTTTGCCTATGAGATCGGCATTAATCGCGCGTCCAGACGCCGTTATCGCATTAACGCCACCGGTATTTCGGTTAATGGTGCAGATGGTTTCGAACTCTCTATCCGTTCATTGCCGTTAAAAACACCGACATTGGATAGCGTGAAGCTTGAAGACGAGATACGCGATTATCTTAATCCCAAAAGTGGGTTGATCGCCATTGTGGGCGGCACCGGGCATGGGAAGTCATCCACGATGGCAGCGATTACACGTTCGCATCTTGAGAACAGGCAGAACCCACGCAAGATTATCGATTATCAGGCACCGATTGAATATACGTTCCGTGATGTCCTGGAGAACAATCTCGCTTCACCAGCCTTCATTGCGCAGTCGGAAATCGGCGAAGGACGGAATTTCGCAACCTTCGGCAAGGCAATTTGGGCCTCTTTGCGTCGTGCGCCGCAAATCATCAATGTCGGTGAGTCCCGTGATTATGAATCGATGTCAGGCTGTCTTGCGGCCTCAGTGCAGGGGCATATCGTCAACACGACGACCCATGCAGGGTCTGTCGCCGAAGCTTTGCGGCGCATGGTACTGGAGTTTCCAGCGGATGAACAAGCAAGCCGCGCTTATGATCTCATCACATCGCTGAAAGTCGTGGTGGCACAGCATCTGGTGCCGACGCCCGATTACAGCGGTCGCTTTGCCATTCGCGAATTCATGATCTTCACGGATGCCGTGCGCGATCGCTTTGCCTCAGCACCGTTTGATAACTGGACCAAGGTTGCAAGCGACGTTTTTAAAGACGCAAAGAACGATGGCAGGCTTATTGCCCGGTCACTCCCCCAAAGCATTGATATCAAGATCAGACAAGGGCTTCTGACGGAAGCAACCGCGCGCGAACATTTGGGATCGGCTTTTTACGAAAGGCGGACGGACGGTCTTTTGGGCAAGATGTTGGGCTGA
- a CDS encoding type IV secretion system DotC family protein — MRLSLPVVFLSLGLAGCTTTKRDIEPPTLLIGGPDRLTGASYVPSTFEQFAKRTRNAGSGAGVAKARSEILRDAAISYAAQAGYERRVYEIMAELEKKSPELSEEFNFNAIVYAAPKEAGFVVPPVVTRASEALTITKSGRESVAADEYYRIEKPGRIVGIVPTWRDYLVMPLDKAAEPDEQFLPVGKQERAIWDKYMVEGWKEGRSQADEALQINLNLLRRDYAGMIEYRRLVEAGLIKSLLISSSEVRSKGTRAELFIGQRRVRIENDATFVTNPKKWKPVTRRVDK, encoded by the coding sequence ATGCGCCTTTCTCTCCCTGTTGTTTTTCTTTCCCTTGGTTTGGCCGGTTGCACGACAACCAAGCGGGATATTGAGCCACCAACGCTTCTGATCGGCGGACCTGACCGATTGACCGGTGCATCCTATGTGCCTTCAACCTTTGAACAGTTTGCCAAGCGGACCCGCAATGCCGGCAGCGGTGCCGGTGTTGCAAAAGCAAGATCCGAGATCCTGCGCGATGCGGCGATATCCTATGCGGCACAGGCTGGTTACGAGCGCCGCGTTTATGAAATCATGGCGGAGCTTGAAAAGAAGTCGCCGGAATTATCTGAAGAATTCAATTTCAACGCAATCGTCTATGCCGCCCCTAAAGAAGCTGGATTTGTGGTGCCGCCTGTTGTTACCAGAGCGAGTGAAGCGCTGACCATTACCAAGAGTGGGCGTGAGAGTGTGGCGGCGGACGAATATTATCGTATCGAAAAGCCGGGCCGGATTGTCGGCATCGTTCCGACATGGCGCGATTATCTGGTGATGCCGCTTGATAAGGCGGCCGAACCTGATGAGCAGTTTCTGCCGGTCGGTAAGCAAGAGCGCGCCATCTGGGACAAGTATATGGTCGAGGGGTGGAAGGAAGGCCGTTCGCAGGCAGATGAAGCGCTGCAGATCAATCTCAATCTGTTGCGGCGCGACTATGCCGGTATGATCGAATACCGCCGTCTGGTCGAGGCTGGTCTGATCAAGTCACTGCTGATTTCTTCCAGTGAAGTACGTTCCAAAGGAACGCGTGCAGAACTGTTCATTGGTCAGCGGAGGGTTCGCATCGAAAACGACGCAACCTTTGTGACCAATCCAAAAAAATGGAAACCGGTCACGCGCCGCGTCGATAAATAG
- a CDS encoding DotD/TraH family lipoprotein (Members of this family include DotD of type IVB secretion systems and TraH of plasmid conjugative plasmid systems, both lipoproteins.) translates to MRYIFIAGIVLLTGCTNKPVMDTKPISPIIDQKTDTIKEEKNFVYLEKSDFNHRPTGVIRMIESAQSDTSLFMPMRASFQGPIEDLIRNTAAEIGYSVRKYGERPGAPVLVSVNRSSDTAYAILEEGLLQSQGLVRLTIDPAHKSMTVRYKRPEKSPIPHIDDARL, encoded by the coding sequence ATGCGTTATATTTTTATTGCCGGAATTGTATTACTGACCGGATGCACCAACAAACCCGTTATGGATACAAAGCCGATAAGTCCCATTATTGATCAAAAAACTGATACTATAAAAGAAGAAAAGAATTTCGTTTATCTGGAAAAGTCGGACTTTAATCATCGGCCGACTGGTGTGATCAGGATGATTGAATCGGCTCAATCCGACACCTCTTTGTTCATGCCAATGCGTGCCAGCTTTCAGGGACCCATTGAGGATCTGATTCGAAACACTGCCGCTGAGATCGGTTACAGTGTTCGCAAATATGGGGAGCGCCCTGGTGCACCTGTTCTTGTCTCGGTCAACCGGTCAAGCGACACGGCCTATGCGATTTTAGAGGAAGGGCTTTTGCAATCACAGGGCTTGGTTCGGTTGACCATCGATCCAGCTCACAAGAGCATGACGGTTCGTTACAAGCGACCGGAGAAAAGCCCAATTCCACATATTGACGATGCGAGGCTGTAA